One region of Bactrocera neohumeralis isolate Rockhampton chromosome 5, APGP_CSIRO_Bneo_wtdbg2-racon-allhic-juicebox.fasta_v2, whole genome shotgun sequence genomic DNA includes:
- the LOC126759726 gene encoding uncharacterized protein LOC126759726: MTVLTRLWTILWACSTNASFTGLLGQDGAEVGYDGNYSLPRDGLLEFEMDPLVHVVSTIVSVFFGIIGLAGLLGNALVILALFCRVIIRYTTNADFLLVHVPRLWKSTPGCKPSAESRIHLKE; encoded by the exons ATGACTGTATTAACGAGACTTTGGACAATACTGTGGGCATGTAGCACTAACGCAAGTTTTACCGGACTCCTTGGACAAGATGGCGCAGAGGTGGGATATGATGGAAATTACTCTTTGCCACGAGACGGTCTCTTGGAATTTGAAATGGACCCACTGGTGCACGTTGTGTCAACCATTGTGTCCGTATTTTTCGGCATCATCGGCCTTGCAGGCCTTTTGGGAAATGCGCTCGTCATTTTAG CTCTCTTTTGCCGCGTCATCATTCGTTACACCACTAACGCTGATTTTCTTCTTGTACATGTGCCTCGCCTATGGAAGAGCACGCCCGGCTGTAAGCCATCGGCAGAATCAAG